In the genome of Hymenobacter cellulosivorans, one region contains:
- the asnA gene encoding aspartate--ammonia ligase encodes METVLQTPVRALAPVDLLKTEEAISFVKDTFARELSRQLRLVKVSSPIAVLDGTGINDDLNGTERPVHFPIKALDERRAVVVHSLAKWKRLRLQELGIEAGRGLLTDMRALRPDEDYSPIHSIYVDQWDWEKHITPEQRTISYLKETVEKIYGALKAVEQQVSEQYPEIEPVLPEAITFLYAEELLQRYPDLTPKQREHEAAKEYGAIFLMGIGGELSHGEIHDGRAPDYDDWSTPNEAGHYGLNGDILLWHPVLETAFEVSSMGIRVDKAALTRQLELRGCPERKDLHFHSLLLQDALPQSIGGGIGQSRVCMFMLRKAHIGEVQVSIWPEAVRQELAASGVELL; translated from the coding sequence ATGGAAACCGTTCTGCAAACCCCCGTCCGTGCCCTGGCACCCGTCGACCTGCTCAAAACCGAAGAGGCCATCAGCTTTGTTAAAGACACCTTTGCCCGGGAGCTGAGCCGGCAGCTACGCCTAGTGAAAGTGTCCTCGCCCATTGCCGTGCTCGATGGCACCGGCATCAACGATGACTTGAACGGTACGGAGCGACCCGTACACTTCCCCATCAAGGCCCTGGATGAGCGCCGCGCGGTGGTGGTGCACTCCCTGGCCAAGTGGAAGCGCCTGCGCCTGCAGGAGCTGGGCATCGAGGCCGGCCGGGGTTTGCTGACCGACATGCGCGCCCTGCGCCCCGACGAAGACTACTCGCCCATCCATTCGATTTACGTGGACCAGTGGGACTGGGAAAAGCACATTACGCCCGAGCAGCGCACGATTTCCTACTTGAAAGAAACCGTCGAGAAAATCTACGGGGCCCTGAAAGCCGTGGAGCAGCAGGTAAGTGAGCAGTATCCTGAGATTGAGCCGGTGCTGCCTGAGGCTATTACCTTCCTGTACGCCGAGGAACTGCTGCAGCGCTACCCCGACCTGACGCCCAAGCAGCGGGAGCACGAAGCCGCTAAGGAGTACGGCGCCATCTTCCTGATGGGTATTGGTGGAGAACTGAGCCACGGCGAAATCCACGACGGCCGCGCCCCCGACTACGACGACTGGAGCACCCCAAACGAAGCCGGCCACTACGGCCTCAACGGCGACATCCTGCTCTGGCACCCAGTCCTGGAAACGGCTTTTGAAGTGTCGTCGATGGGTATTCGGGTGGATAAGGCGGCCCTCACGCGGCAGTTGGAACTGCGCGGCTGCCCCGAGCGCAAGGACCTGCACTTCCACAGCCTGCTGCTCCAGGACGCGCTGCCCCAGAGCATCGGCGGCGGTATTGGTCAGTCGCGGGTGTGCATGTTTATGCTGCGTAAAGCCCACATCGGGGAAGTACAAGTAAGCATCTGGCCCGAAGCCGTACGTCAGGAGTTAGCTGCCAGCGGGGTTGAACTGTTATAA